TTAACGACTCAGGcaacaaaaactattataattaatgtaagcaaaactaatttataatttaaggcttatattgagtatttgtaaagttattttataaatggttataaattatacgTATTAATTCCTATTAATTTATGGAACTTactaagttaaataatttataaatctacttcacaaatttcaaacatgcTCTTTAGTAGATGGGATCACAATTCCCAAGCACgtctaaagtttaaattattatattgggtAGAGGATACCCACTAGCCGTGTTAGTTCATTAATTAGACTAGTAAATAGTCAATATTATCAGAGAAAAGTGTAACATTGCAGTGAACATGTTGTGTGTATTGTCGTTCCTCGGTTCCaagttcataaattattttacaaaacttatgAGTGTAGTAGCAATAGATGGATtgtgatccatttcatttcttgtttcttgtatagctataaattaaatctatatttaaagtatatagactcaaatgaatcaatagtacttatattggcTAAAAAgcatatcattaaaaaatatctactggATTCCATGACGGCCATTTTATGTATCGATCCTGCAGCCCTGATAACAattgtgtacatatatacttctaaatatctagatatgtagtaaaaacaaaagatttttgttGACTACTCTCATTAACAAAaggtttattaaaaagtatctaTGCATTGTTTCAAGGCatcaaagtctaaaaaaaataataagcaaattgctaacttttctttttttgtgttcgttttcttatttaatatttttatacctaaacaaataaaaatcatgtcTTCAACAAAAGAATCTAAaagaatattatcattaattatagcATTTAAAACTTATGGCttaatacctatattttttttagaaattttggaCCTTGTATGGGCTGcaaattatcattttgatcgttctatacatatttccttcaaattttcaagtgcATGACAGAACAAATAGTTTctgaactaaataataatattcgaaaagatataaaaataacttatattaaaatcaaaaataaagagtgaaaaagtacttaaaaattgaatagtgggaattataatgatgatttatttcattttgaatattgatGATGCTCTATAacctttatataaatttcacttgtctaattgtattgtacaacattgttattattaatattttataaattcactcAAAACAGtcatatttagataaaaataagataaaaagatAAGAATTCTGCATACAGTATCTCCTCTCGTACACTTTATCTTCCTTTAAGGTAAGTACTCATGGCTATTGTAAATCTTGTGTATCTTTTAGCTGCCccggttttttttgttttttttgaattagtaatctaaaaatgaattttctttccagTTAGGGAATACTgaaattcttataattatacCAGTGTGcaaaaggaaaattataaaaagattctACTTAGGTATGTTGTTTTGAAGAGTGCACATGAGGAAGTTGTAAGCCATTGTCCAAAATGATAGGTAAGAAACATAAAAAGCATAATCCAATATTATTTCATACCCTTATAActcatattttcttatttcagaTAGAATGATTTTCTGTTGTCCTAGCTGCAGGGCTGGTTTTCccaagttaaagaaaaaaaaaacaaaaaaacttgaagaTTCAAAGAGCAAAAGtctttttctccataaattttctAGAGATCCTGAGCTTTGAAGCAGTGAATTATAGCAATTAGAATTGAAAATTAGGAGCCAAACCCTAATTCAAGAATTTGTAGTAAGcatttttcgtagaaaaaatgtataagtgaTAGAATTCAAATTCTTTTCAAAACCTAAAACGTAGACCTATCCATAAGAAAACTCAAAGCAACAACACCAACAACATTTCCCGATGTTCTAGGGTTCCAGAAAGTTCCTGAATACTGACTAAATTACCTTCTTCAACTTATAGCTAATGTCTTTGaaagtatttaaacatttttttaggttaTTTTGTGTATACTAAACTGGaaacacaaatattaatatactatttattagGATTCGTTGATAGCTCATAAACTTTACAACTATGattactattaataatttttttttaaagaagtgaaTGAGATAAAAGTCGTCCTAAACTGGCTTTACCttttaaattatgcaattaaacttttgaaagacTCTTTTAATGATCAAGAATGGCATTTCCCTAACTATCTTGGATTCATTACTGAACAGCTCCATTTATTCTACGGGAGTGTGAGCAGACGAATATTCtcgaaaatattattagaatttgtcacagctaattgtagctgatttctttaaataaaaatcctcaaaTTGACAGgtttaccatgttaattttctatttcttttttttatcattctaatTCAATACATGATATCTTATACATACGATTACACCTAAATACATATAATGCATTCAATAGTGAACAATTTTTACCTGTGATGTAGGGTACCATTTTTTGGTTGCCTGAAGTGATTGTCTGAAATCATGTATTACCAGTGCTTTGCTGTTAGGACTAAGGAGGGTGTAATGAATAACGTttcgaattttttaataatataatacaatatttttgattgttcTACTTCCGATCTCCCTCTTAAGTCTGAACTAAAGATTATTCAATTCAACATCAGCTCTGGACGTAATTAATAAGTTCCAGAAtgccaactaaaaaataattatttgctacAGTTTCCAATTTATactattaatgatttaaaaaaattattctaagtaCTAAGTAGTTTCTTTAGAGAGTCATAAGCATAAGGCAAATCAACAAagaaccaaattaaaaaaaaaaacttaatttaaagaGAGCCCTTAACACTAGAAGGGCAGCCCTATTATATCACCTCAACAGGCCATGTGATGTCATTTTGATATCACCcctataaattttgttatttaaaaaatatatatgtagtcttatctattattttaattatgtttatcatAATTTGCAGCATTTAAAgagcaaataacaaaaattcatagttgcCTCATTTGACGAATTGGTTACTTGTATGTACAATTTAATGAAGTACTGTAATTCATATAATTTCCACATGTATGgatgaaataaagaaagacaAAAGTACATTTTgctcaaagtaatttttcaaagtgAATTGATGAAAAACGCATAGATAAAATGATATTCCTTACAAAATGCTCATATTAACTTTTACAATAATAGCACTGAATATAACAAACAagatttacataataatttacattatatgcTACATATTGCCCACAAACTGGTTTTCTACATTGTTTACatgttttataagttttatgtcttgaatttctaaatcaatttactccacaacatactttttttacgATTTCAAAAGTAGGATCACGCTGGATTTCGATAGATGAGGCGTCGTGAAGAAACTTTGGTTGTGTATAAACGTACCTTTTGGTCTATCACATCTACTCCATATTTTGTTTGATTGAAATATTCAATGCTTTCAGGGGGTTTCTGATAcataatttcaagtatttttctcaaaatcaaaaatttctagGACGGTTTGCTTTGATAAATTGTCAATTTGTGCTTTGGTTTTTCAGTATTATCCTGGAGTACAGCGGAGTTTTCATTGATTTTACTTCATTTGGTATCTCTCTCCTAATCTTGTTCATCTCTGTTTGTCTTCTTAGCTATCAAATACTCTGATAATCTCAAAATCTCAAAGAAGTTGTCTGTTGtaatatttcaacattttataGCAAATGGTTTGATAAGTGTGAGGACAACATAACTTGAAATTGGTTGGCTGGGCGAGAATAATCTTTTCCTTAATAAAGATAtccattcaaaacaaatatgttaatttGCTATCTCCTGTCAACTAGAATTTGATTCCCAATTTGTTCGGCTTACTTGCAATATACTTTGTGAAGggacattttgttttattaggaAATAGTTGCTCATCAACAGTTATGTTTTAATTGGGAATTAACATCCTTTACAGTTTTCAATAAATCTGTTCCACACACCAAGAACAAGGAGCAAATTTGTCATTCTTTCTGGTTGTTCTTGTGTCAAAACATATGTACTTCATTTATTCTTTATACTTATTCTGAGACATGATTTGGCCGAAAATTGGTGGTCCCCACATCTTTGGCCATTGCTCTTTAGTTAGAAGTCCACGAGCATACATCACAGCCAGGAGTCCATATATTGCTTCAGTAGAATTACTCCAGTCTGCGTTGCCTGTTTTAGAACGGGCCTCAACCTGAGTGGATTCAATTATGGTATCAACAATGAATttgtcaataattaaagaaaaatcactAATAGTATCTCCTTGTACAACACGCCTCTTGGCGTAAGATGTAGGGCCAGGAATACCTTTCATTACGTTATGCGAAGCAGCACGTCCAATTACAATACTTGAAGAACTAAATTCCCATTTGGTTCCATCTTTGCCTGTGAAAACAGTTCCTACTATAAGTTTCATGATATCTAACTTTCGTTTTttctgaagattttttttctgataaagtATATGAAGCTGACAGAGGAGCACTTTTATGACTATCAGTAATATCCATTTCTTCTGGGGCATAATCCTGTTCTGATCAACTGCAAGGTGGTTGGATATATTCATCATTACTGCTTATTCCTACATCTCATTCTTGAGATTCCGAATATGGTGTAGGATGCAGAATCTCTATTATGTCCCATTCGGATAGATGTGGCTTTCCAGACTCGTTGACTGTCTATTTTTCCATATATcaattttccattaatattaatatagaatgACTGCAAGGCGGTAGGTATAgtttttctatgtatatatatatatatattagacaatACCACACacatttcaaaacaatttaataagtGTTGACTCTGTAACGTGTTGATAATTGTACGAACTGCTGATGTAttgacattatttaattttataaacaatgtCAGCATGACATCTCCAGCCCTTATAATTGGTAATGTGTTTTTGGCAGTATTTTATAATTCCGCATacttgatattttgtaaaattacaataattattgagaaaataaaataaataggttaaCTGGGTGattacttgtttaaaaaatgcaatattgaACGGAGattgtcatttttatatcttCAGACGTTCTAGTGTTAAACTTTGGTTGGCTCATTTAATTCAAGTTCTTACTGATTCTAAAAATAGATCAGaaggataatttatattatgaattttattaacttttgttttaaattgataatgattTGGCATCAGTAGTAGCTTATAAAgggcatttttttataataataaaccaaTGAGGGAGacaaaattagttaaatagTTTAGTTTACACCAAAGTCTCCactttagtaattataattacagaTGTGCCCTCTTATCAGAAAGACTGATATCATTTCGCCAAACATATCCTATAAGTTGAGACTATTAAGTATTACTCATTATGAACAGGGCCCTCAACCAACATAGGCCCCAGAGTgcatccatatatatattttttagggaaaCCCTATTACAAGGAttctatctttaattttaatgctatttatattacaataaagcaaagtttatctgtctCTTTGCTTTTGAAGACTCATTTTTTGACCGACATGTGTAGTTAAAGCTCAGAGCCTCATATTAAAAGGAAAGATAAGTACCTTTGTGATGCCTCTACATAtctaaaacaatcttgaacaaaaataaagaaaagggaaaatccctaattatttatttacctcaaatataaatacaacccgttattttaaatacataacgagacaattataggctttttattccaatttgtgggatgaaCTAAGATAcctaataattttttgctattgttatagttgatttgatttaacatatatattggcCTCAATATGGACTTAAGTAACCAAGCGTTTGTTTTAAAACAATGTTCATTAACacctaataagtaataattctGATCAATGCAGGGTTATACCTttagtacatttatatttaaaatctctGACTTTACTGAATTTGTTTCCATGCAGCCGGGGAAATATTCAGTTTTACCGATCCCACAAAAAGATAATTCTTTCatgtgagttttttttgtaattaagcgcaatttttattcattaatataaaagaaagtacttcttattcattatttgtattaCAATAGTCAAAGATTGcatcattgatatataatttaattatctacatcccaagtactgtaaatcctactctattattaattatctcaTTTTCAAGGTGCGGCTGTTACAAAATCTTTACttgtacacatttaaaaaatataaatacttaaaaaataatgtatattagttTTGGATTTCGGTGTGGAAATCCTAAGCCGGTCTGATTTTTAGATGACCGAAATAATTAGGTTATTTAAAGAAGTTCTGTCTGCACCGGTCTTAAAGGAAAAATTGGCCAGGATCGGTCTAACAAGGAATcgtattaaggaaataaatgtcgttatttttttgtagaaatttaagggaagtttcctt
The Lepeophtheirus salmonis chromosome 10, UVic_Lsal_1.4, whole genome shotgun sequence DNA segment above includes these coding regions:
- the LOC139906469 gene encoding uncharacterized protein, whose product is MKLIVGTVFTGKDGTKWEFSSSSIVIGRAASHNVMKGIPGPTSYAKRRVVQGDTISDFSLIIDKFIVDTIIESTQVEARSKTGNADWSNSTEAIYGLLAVMYARGLLTKEQWPKMWGPPIFGQIMSQNKYKE